A section of the Salmo salar chromosome ssa05, Ssal_v3.1, whole genome shotgun sequence genome encodes:
- the LOC106605226 gene encoding retroviral integration site protein Fli-1 homolog isoform X1: MDCTIKEALSVVSEDQSIFESPFPAATTMHMKGEMTSPGSFSQASEESQEPTEPEWAGPRAQNPGKRGEHINGTSRESPVDCSVTKRSRHMSSNDGGQLAYQASYPEPRASPQTATPPHSATEEKRVIVPADPEVWTQDHVRQWLDWAIKEYSLEEVDIMQFHTLEGKALCKMTKEDMMRLTSAYNTDILLGHLNYLRQSSPTFSYPTTPTNNTQQQPRLQVKSENSYEEIGRRNSWPSNPMPPPVTKGSPMEHQHSTRVTEPPPRSVQDPYQALGPISSRLANPEGQALHSKNRTSKHSSYRLPDPSAHRPVGSGQIQLWQFLLELLSDSNNSSIITWEGTNGEFKMTDPDEVAKRWGERKSKPNMNYDKLSRALRYYYDKNIMTKVHGKRYAYKFDFQGISQAHQSHGGEGGIIKYQTEVSYAQPYHSHQPKMNFMNTHAAPMPVSPGNFFGPPTTYWNSTTSPMYPGSPMPRHPGTHSHLSSYY, from the exons ATGGACTGTACGATAAAG GAAGCACTGTCCGTGGTGAGCGAGGACCAGTCCATTTTCGAGTCGCCCTTCCCTGCCGCCACGACCATGCACATGAAGGGCGAGATGACGTCACCGGGAAGCTTCAGCCAGGCCTCCGAAGAGAGCCAAGAACCCACCGAGCCGGAGTGGGCCGGGCCGAGAGCACAGAAccctgggaagagaggagagcacATCAACGGAACCAG TCGTGAGTCCCCTGTGGACTGCAGTGTGACCAAACGCTCCCGACACATGAGCAGCAACGATGGGGGTCAGCTGGCCTACCAGGCCTCGTACCCCGAGCCCCGCGCCAGCCCCCAGACCGCCACCCCGCCCCACAGCgccacagaggagaagagagtcaTAGTGCCCGCAG ACCCTGAGGTATGGACCCAGGACCATGTGCGCCAGTGGCTGGACTGGGCCATCAAGGAGTACAGCCTGGAGGAGGTGGACATCATGCAATTCCACACACTGGAGGGCAAGGCCCTCTGCAAGATGACCAAGGAGGATATGATGCGCCTCACATCCGCCTACAACACAGACATCCTGCTCGGCCACCTCAATTACCTCCGGCAGA GCAGCCCTACTTTCTCCTACCCCACAACTCCAACCAACAACACACAGCAACAACCCAGACTACAGGTTAAATCAG AGAACAGTTATGAGGAGATAGGCAGAAGGAACAGCTGGCCATCGAACCCCATGCCACCTCCAGTAACCAAAG GTTCTCCCATGGAGCACCAACACAGCACCAGAGTCACAGAGCCTCCGCCGAGAAGTGTGCAAG ACCCATACCAAGCATTAGGTCCCATCAGCAGTCGTCTAGCCAACCCAG AAGGGCAGGCCCTCCACTCCAAGAACCGAACAAGCAAACACAGTTCATACAGGCTGCCTGACCCCAGCGCTCACAGGcctgtgg GCTCTGGACAGATCCAGCTGTGGCAGTTCCTGCTGGAGCTGCTGTCGGACAGCAACAACTCCAGCATTATCACCTGGGAGGGAACAAACGGCGAGTTCAAGATGACCGACCCGGACGAGGTGGCCAAGCGTTGGGGCGAGCGCAAGAGCAAGCCCAACATGAACTACGACAAGCTGAGCCGCGCCCTGCGCTACTATTACGACAAGAACATCATGACCAAGGTGCACGGCAAGCGCTACGCCTACAAGTTTGACTTCCAGGGCATCTCACAGGCCCACCAGAGCCACGGCGGAGAGGGGGGCATTATTAAGTATCAGACTGAGGTATCTTATGCCCAGCCCTACCACAGCCACCAGCCAAAAATGAACTTCATGAACACACATGCCGCCCCTATGCCCGTGTCCCCTGGGAACTTTTTCGGGCCGCCTACAACTTACTGGAACTCAACAACCAGCCCCATGTATCCGGGGTCTCCCATGCCAAGGCACCCGGGGACTCACTCCCACCTGAGCTCATACTATTGA
- the LOC106605228 gene encoding apoptosis-associated speck-like protein containing a CARD, which yields MSGTPGPKNMMKDKHFVDHHRTALIDRVSQVEPLLDRLLDRGIITQNAYSEVRANRTNQKKMRELFDGPLKACGPKGKDIFLDILMDLEPFLIIDLKGE from the exons ATGTCCGGTACACCTGGACCAAAGAACATGATGAAAG ACAAACACTTTGTGGACCATCACCGGACGGCCCTGATCGACAGAGTGAGCCAGGTGGAACCCCTATTGGATAGACTCCTGGACAGGGGAATCATCACCCAAAACGCCTACAGTGAAGTGAGGGCTAACAGAACCAACCAGAAAAAAATGAGGGAGCTTTTCGATGGCCCTCTGAAAGCATGTGGGCCCAAAGGCAAAGATATATTCTTAGATATCCTGATGGATTTGGAGCCATTCCTGATCATTGACCTGAAGGGGGAATAA
- the LOC106605227 gene encoding protein C-ets-2 isoform X1, giving the protein MYWDTILKSNERNIDTRDSKIKMEMYQAGYYMEDFRTQEVPAGLDFASYDYSDEDLSFLLDSKGPGQQQQYPESYGEPQKNPRPYDNKVTSSDSVLFNLDSYPEFNCWASYPSDGLTLGQSQAGFQDSTQTYHSLVPLCSPAQSGQFSPSMEDASTSNSFLPGKGTSHRGTPSTVSLDHLNESEQSYTLHSGEKLYDSEAQTTSFWPDYPSPSYGSSLPPPRHPPSCSSIPGPQQPSEQYCSRVAKRKSAHSQRPEREGGQVMGMSVYPGSGPIQLWQFLLELLLDSACCTFICWTGDGWEFKMSDPAEVAKRWGQCKNKPKMNYEKLSRGLRYYYHKNIIHKTTGKRYVYRFVCDVQGMLGKTAQEVLASLNILPTGTESSWQGQGEPVLSPESSEAWASQ; this is encoded by the exons ATGTACTGGGATACCATCCTGAAATCCAACGAGAGAAACATAGACACCAGAGACTCTAAAATAAAG ATGGAGATGTACCAAGCTGGATATTATATGGAAGACTTCCGAACACAGGAAGTCCCTGCTGGTTTGGACTTTGCATCATATG ACTACAGTGATGAAGACCTGTCTTTTCTATTAGACAGTAAAGGACCAGGGCAGCAGCAACAGTATCCAGAGAGTTATGGAGAGCCGCAGAAGAATCCACGTCCGTACGATAACAAAG TAACCTCAAGTGACTCTGTCCTGTTCAACCTGGATTCATACCCAGAGTTTAACTGTTGGGCGTCATACCCAAGTG ATGGGCTGACTTTGGGACAGTCTCAAGCGGGGTTCCAGGATTCCACCCAGACGTACCACAGCCTTGTGCCCCTGTGTTCCCCAGCCCAGAGTGGACAGTTCAGCCCGAGCATGGAGGATGCCAGCACCAGCAACTCTTTCCTCCCTGGAAAAGGAACGAGTCACAGAGGGACCCCCAGCACTGTCAGCCTGGACCACCTCA ATGAATCTGAGCAAAGCTACACCCTTCACTCTGGTGAAAAACTGTATGACTCAGAAGCACAGACGACCTCCTTCTGGCCGGACTACCCCTCTCCCAGCTATGGCTCATCCCTGCCGCCCCCTCGCCACCCTCCATCTTGTTCCTCAATCCCTGGACCACAGCAGCCCTCAGAGCAGTACTGCTCCCGTGTGGCCAAACGCAAAAGTGCACACTCCCAAAGACCCGAGAGGGAAGGAGGACAAGTGATGGGAATGTCAGTTTATCCAG GATCGGGGCCCATCCAATTGTGGCAGTTCTTACTGGAGCTGCTTCTAGACTCGGCCTGCTGTACCTTCATCTGCTGGACAGGAGACGGTTGGGAGTTCAAGATGTCTGACCCAGCAGAG GTGGCCAAGCGCTGGGGCCAGTGTAAGAACAAGCCCAAGATGAACTATGAGAAGCTGAGCCGTGGCCTGCGCTACTACTATCACAAGAACATCATCCACAAAACGACGGGCAAGCGTTACGTCTACCGCTTCGTCTGCGACGTGCAGGGGATGCTGGGAAAGACGGCACAGGAGGTCCTGGCCAGCCTGAACATTTTACCCACGGGTACAGAATCATCCTGGCAAGGCCAGGGGGAACCAGTATTATCGCCAGAGTCCAGCGAAGCATGGGCATCGCAGTAG
- the LOC106605226 gene encoding retroviral integration site protein Fli-1 homolog isoform X3, with product MHMKGEMTSPGSFSQASEESQEPTEPEWAGPRAQNPGKRGEHINGTSRESPVDCSVTKRSRHMSSNDGGQLAYQASYPEPRASPQTATPPHSATEEKRVIVPADPEVWTQDHVRQWLDWAIKEYSLEEVDIMQFHTLEGKALCKMTKEDMMRLTSAYNTDILLGHLNYLRQSSPTFSYPTTPTNNTQQQPRLQVKSENSYEEIGRRNSWPSNPMPPPVTKGSPMEHQHSTRVTEPPPRSVQDPYQALGPISSRLANPEGQALHSKNRTSKHSSYRLPDPSAHRPVGSGQIQLWQFLLELLSDSNNSSIITWEGTNGEFKMTDPDEVAKRWGERKSKPNMNYDKLSRALRYYYDKNIMTKVHGKRYAYKFDFQGISQAHQSHGGEGGIIKYQTEVSYAQPYHSHQPKMNFMNTHAAPMPVSPGNFFGPPTTYWNSTTSPMYPGSPMPRHPGTHSHLSSYY from the exons ATGCACATGAAGGGCGAGATGACGTCACCGGGAAGCTTCAGCCAGGCCTCCGAAGAGAGCCAAGAACCCACCGAGCCGGAGTGGGCCGGGCCGAGAGCACAGAAccctgggaagagaggagagcacATCAACGGAACCAG TCGTGAGTCCCCTGTGGACTGCAGTGTGACCAAACGCTCCCGACACATGAGCAGCAACGATGGGGGTCAGCTGGCCTACCAGGCCTCGTACCCCGAGCCCCGCGCCAGCCCCCAGACCGCCACCCCGCCCCACAGCgccacagaggagaagagagtcaTAGTGCCCGCAG ACCCTGAGGTATGGACCCAGGACCATGTGCGCCAGTGGCTGGACTGGGCCATCAAGGAGTACAGCCTGGAGGAGGTGGACATCATGCAATTCCACACACTGGAGGGCAAGGCCCTCTGCAAGATGACCAAGGAGGATATGATGCGCCTCACATCCGCCTACAACACAGACATCCTGCTCGGCCACCTCAATTACCTCCGGCAGA GCAGCCCTACTTTCTCCTACCCCACAACTCCAACCAACAACACACAGCAACAACCCAGACTACAGGTTAAATCAG AGAACAGTTATGAGGAGATAGGCAGAAGGAACAGCTGGCCATCGAACCCCATGCCACCTCCAGTAACCAAAG GTTCTCCCATGGAGCACCAACACAGCACCAGAGTCACAGAGCCTCCGCCGAGAAGTGTGCAAG ACCCATACCAAGCATTAGGTCCCATCAGCAGTCGTCTAGCCAACCCAG AAGGGCAGGCCCTCCACTCCAAGAACCGAACAAGCAAACACAGTTCATACAGGCTGCCTGACCCCAGCGCTCACAGGcctgtgg GCTCTGGACAGATCCAGCTGTGGCAGTTCCTGCTGGAGCTGCTGTCGGACAGCAACAACTCCAGCATTATCACCTGGGAGGGAACAAACGGCGAGTTCAAGATGACCGACCCGGACGAGGTGGCCAAGCGTTGGGGCGAGCGCAAGAGCAAGCCCAACATGAACTACGACAAGCTGAGCCGCGCCCTGCGCTACTATTACGACAAGAACATCATGACCAAGGTGCACGGCAAGCGCTACGCCTACAAGTTTGACTTCCAGGGCATCTCACAGGCCCACCAGAGCCACGGCGGAGAGGGGGGCATTATTAAGTATCAGACTGAGGTATCTTATGCCCAGCCCTACCACAGCCACCAGCCAAAAATGAACTTCATGAACACACATGCCGCCCCTATGCCCGTGTCCCCTGGGAACTTTTTCGGGCCGCCTACAACTTACTGGAACTCAACAACCAGCCCCATGTATCCGGGGTCTCCCATGCCAAGGCACCCGGGGACTCACTCCCACCTGAGCTCATACTATTGA
- the LOC106605240 gene encoding protein Bouncer has protein sequence MSQLLCRLLLLCLVPSVVPLFCFTCVFPAISPLDCIKFPQKCPPGQLCLSSKAVGKRGAFSVTLYEKSCVLSALCGLTGEKYAMGLNFTFTNECCSTHLCNDAAAPSALYWTGSALSLLSFTLSL, from the exons ATGTCGCAGCTTCTATGCCGTCTGCTTTTACTGTGTCTGGTACCATCTGTGG TTCCTCTGTTTTGCTTCACCTGTGTCTTCCCTGCCATCTCCCCACTGGACTGTATCAAGTTCCCTCAGAAGTGTCCTCCAGGTCAGCTATGTCTGTCCAGCAAAGCTGTGGGGAAGCGCG GAGCGTTCAGTGTGACACTGTATGAGAAGAGCTGTGTCCTCTCCGCCCTGTGTGGCCTGACTGGTGAGAAGTACGCCATGGGCCTCAACTTCACCTTTACCAATGAATGCTGTTCTACCCACCTGTGTAATGACGCTGCAGCCCCCTCTGCCCTCTACTGGACTGGCTctgcactctctctcctctcattcactctctcactGTGA
- the LOC123743125 gene encoding coiled-coil domain-containing protein 105-like yields the protein MRSSSATAFTPRRTDTNDVDGGGDALCKNKLRSQTTGTMGPEYSGDILSREKLNRPIVKVYHRHPGTQLPEAAHLIQGSSVLRCCLLSSKEELSRLQGTCLQLVDNLHGKRAAEQVDSAVVRLLWSGCCGQAAAAAGRQTSNAHFPPTGVVLNSLCSA from the exons ATGCGGAGCAGTAGCGCCACCGCGTTTACCCCCAGGCGCACAGACACAAATGATGTGGATGGAGGTGGTGATGCTTTGTGTAAGAATAAACTCAGATCCCAAACCACGGGGACAATG GGCCCTGAGTACAGTGGGGATATACTTTCCAGAGAGAAACTGAACAGGCCTATAGTAAAAGTTTACCACAGACACCCTGGGACCCAGTTACCTGAGGCTGCTCATCTCATACAG GGTAGTTCTGTGTTGAGATGTTGCCTGCTGTCCTCTAAAGAGGAGCTCTCCAGGCTGCAGGGCACATGTCTGCAGCTGGTGGACAACCTGCACGGCAAGAGGGCTGCAGAGCAAGTGGACTCTGCTGTGgtcaggctgctgtggtcaggcTGCTGCGGTCAGGCTGCGGCGGCAGCTGGTCGACAGACGAGCAATGCCCACTTTCCTCCAACAGGGGTCGTACTAAACTCATTATGTAGTGCATGA
- the LOC106605226 gene encoding retroviral integration site protein Fli-1 homolog isoform X2: MDCTIKEALSVVSEDQSIFESPFPAATTMHMKGEMTSPGSFSQASEESQEPTEPEWAGPRAQNPGKRGEHINGTSRESPVDCSVTKRSRHMSSNDGGQLAYQASYPEPRASPQTATPPHSATEEKRVIVPADPEVWTQDHVRQWLDWAIKEYSLEEVDIMQFHTLEGKALCKMTKEDMMRLTSAYNTDILLGHLNYLRQSSPTFSYPTTPTNNTQQQPRLQVKSENSYEEIGRRNSWPSNPMPPPVTKGSPMEHQHSTRVTEPPPRSVQDPYQALGPISSRLANPGSGQIQLWQFLLELLSDSNNSSIITWEGTNGEFKMTDPDEVAKRWGERKSKPNMNYDKLSRALRYYYDKNIMTKVHGKRYAYKFDFQGISQAHQSHGGEGGIIKYQTEVSYAQPYHSHQPKMNFMNTHAAPMPVSPGNFFGPPTTYWNSTTSPMYPGSPMPRHPGTHSHLSSYY; this comes from the exons ATGGACTGTACGATAAAG GAAGCACTGTCCGTGGTGAGCGAGGACCAGTCCATTTTCGAGTCGCCCTTCCCTGCCGCCACGACCATGCACATGAAGGGCGAGATGACGTCACCGGGAAGCTTCAGCCAGGCCTCCGAAGAGAGCCAAGAACCCACCGAGCCGGAGTGGGCCGGGCCGAGAGCACAGAAccctgggaagagaggagagcacATCAACGGAACCAG TCGTGAGTCCCCTGTGGACTGCAGTGTGACCAAACGCTCCCGACACATGAGCAGCAACGATGGGGGTCAGCTGGCCTACCAGGCCTCGTACCCCGAGCCCCGCGCCAGCCCCCAGACCGCCACCCCGCCCCACAGCgccacagaggagaagagagtcaTAGTGCCCGCAG ACCCTGAGGTATGGACCCAGGACCATGTGCGCCAGTGGCTGGACTGGGCCATCAAGGAGTACAGCCTGGAGGAGGTGGACATCATGCAATTCCACACACTGGAGGGCAAGGCCCTCTGCAAGATGACCAAGGAGGATATGATGCGCCTCACATCCGCCTACAACACAGACATCCTGCTCGGCCACCTCAATTACCTCCGGCAGA GCAGCCCTACTTTCTCCTACCCCACAACTCCAACCAACAACACACAGCAACAACCCAGACTACAGGTTAAATCAG AGAACAGTTATGAGGAGATAGGCAGAAGGAACAGCTGGCCATCGAACCCCATGCCACCTCCAGTAACCAAAG GTTCTCCCATGGAGCACCAACACAGCACCAGAGTCACAGAGCCTCCGCCGAGAAGTGTGCAAG ACCCATACCAAGCATTAGGTCCCATCAGCAGTCGTCTAGCCAACCCAG GCTCTGGACAGATCCAGCTGTGGCAGTTCCTGCTGGAGCTGCTGTCGGACAGCAACAACTCCAGCATTATCACCTGGGAGGGAACAAACGGCGAGTTCAAGATGACCGACCCGGACGAGGTGGCCAAGCGTTGGGGCGAGCGCAAGAGCAAGCCCAACATGAACTACGACAAGCTGAGCCGCGCCCTGCGCTACTATTACGACAAGAACATCATGACCAAGGTGCACGGCAAGCGCTACGCCTACAAGTTTGACTTCCAGGGCATCTCACAGGCCCACCAGAGCCACGGCGGAGAGGGGGGCATTATTAAGTATCAGACTGAGGTATCTTATGCCCAGCCCTACCACAGCCACCAGCCAAAAATGAACTTCATGAACACACATGCCGCCCCTATGCCCGTGTCCCCTGGGAACTTTTTCGGGCCGCCTACAACTTACTGGAACTCAACAACCAGCCCCATGTATCCGGGGTCTCCCATGCCAAGGCACCCGGGGACTCACTCCCACCTGAGCTCATACTATTGA
- the LOC106605196 gene encoding zona pellucida sperm-binding protein 3-like, with protein RAEGGSNERQSFIKPFVKVLLAEDSPSYHELPVFQNSRVPLVDMEHFSPVRGTGHKQLPDKGRKTLTRCTNTEAIWSKKSINNRVAYSNTLRYDPPNLQGYIRRAAPFTLRVVCHFNRYHYSYKIGYMLNIVHKVSKPMKNRTHSMLTARNAQWERLAQSDVYSMGKPMYFQAEAPSMSKDGRLYALSCNVTIKHSHSSMPHFTVIDNFGCMVESRNDSGSRFIPYKRNVVRFTMDAFLFQGMTAGQASPLQPQQLYTHCAMSVGRSVPSSTAKACTYDSAAGGWKELYGASSVCSCCESTCSSAVPSATTKMVTSKSWSVEYNTKPALTQEGTTTSQPETVVEGQLGVKQVERLKGRPVKGFAVVEVEQVSEPHRTFAEFFGVDK; from the exons AGAGCAGAGGGAGGCTCAAATGAACGCCAGTCATTTATAAAACCATTCGTGAAGGTATTACTCGCCGAAGATTCACCATCTTACCACGAACTACCTGTGTTCCAGAACTCAAGGGTGCCGCTGGTAGACATGGAACATTTCTCTCCAGTCCGTGGAACTGGACACAAACAATTACCGGATAAAGGCAGGAAAACACTGACACGGTGTACCAACACAGAAGCTATCTGGTCCAAAAAGTCAA TAAATAATCGTGTGGCCTACTCCAACACACTTCGATATGACCCTCCGAATCTCCAAGGGTATATCAGGCGAGCTGCACCATTCACCTTGCGAGTTGTCTGTCACTTCAACAG ATATCATTACTCCTACAAAATAGGCTACATGTTGAACATTGTACACAAGGTCTCCAAACCAATGAAGAACAGAACCCATTCTATGCTCACTGCACGTAATG ctcaATGGGAGAGACTTGCCCAATCCGATGTGTACTCTATGGGAAAGCCCATGTACTTTCAGGCTGAAGCGCCCTCCATGTCTAAAGATGGACGTCTCTATGCCCTCTCGTGTAATGTGACCATTAAGCATTCACACTCCTCTATGCCTCACTTTACAGTCATTGACAATTTTGG GTGCATGGTTGAGAGCAGAAATGACAGTGGCTCCAGATTCATCCCATATAAAAGGAATGTTGTGAGGTTTACCATGGATGCTTTCCTGTTTCAGGGAATGACAGCAGGGCAG GCCTCTCCTCTTCAGCCACAGCAGCTCTACACGCACTGTGCTATGTCTGTAGGGAGGTCTGTCCCCTCTTCAACTGCCAAGGCCTGCACTTACGATTCCGCAGCAGGAGG ATGGAAGGAGCTGTATGGAGCTTCTTCAGTCTGCTCCTGTTGTGAGTCCACATGTAGCTCTGCTGTCCCCTCTG CCACCACCAAGATGGTCACCAGCAAGTCGTGGTCGGTTGAATACAACACAAAGCCTGCTCTGACCCAGGAGGGGACGACAACCTCACAGCCCGAGACCGTGGTGGAGGGGCAGTTAGGTGTGAAGCAGGTGGAGAGACTTAAAGGGAGGCCTGTGAAGGGATTTGCTGTCGTGGAAGTGGAGCAGGTCTCTGAACCACACAGAACATTCGCGGAGTTCTTTGGTGTGGACAAATAG
- the LOC106605227 gene encoding protein C-ets-2 isoform X2: MYWDTILKSNERNIDTRDSKIKMEMYQAGYYMEDFRTQEVPAGLDFASYDSKGPGQQQQYPESYGEPQKNPRPYDNKVTSSDSVLFNLDSYPEFNCWASYPSDGLTLGQSQAGFQDSTQTYHSLVPLCSPAQSGQFSPSMEDASTSNSFLPGKGTSHRGTPSTVSLDHLNESEQSYTLHSGEKLYDSEAQTTSFWPDYPSPSYGSSLPPPRHPPSCSSIPGPQQPSEQYCSRVAKRKSAHSQRPEREGGQVMGMSVYPGSGPIQLWQFLLELLLDSACCTFICWTGDGWEFKMSDPAEVAKRWGQCKNKPKMNYEKLSRGLRYYYHKNIIHKTTGKRYVYRFVCDVQGMLGKTAQEVLASLNILPTGTESSWQGQGEPVLSPESSEAWASQ, translated from the exons ATGTACTGGGATACCATCCTGAAATCCAACGAGAGAAACATAGACACCAGAGACTCTAAAATAAAG ATGGAGATGTACCAAGCTGGATATTATATGGAAGACTTCCGAACACAGGAAGTCCCTGCTGGTTTGGACTTTGCATCATATG ACAGTAAAGGACCAGGGCAGCAGCAACAGTATCCAGAGAGTTATGGAGAGCCGCAGAAGAATCCACGTCCGTACGATAACAAAG TAACCTCAAGTGACTCTGTCCTGTTCAACCTGGATTCATACCCAGAGTTTAACTGTTGGGCGTCATACCCAAGTG ATGGGCTGACTTTGGGACAGTCTCAAGCGGGGTTCCAGGATTCCACCCAGACGTACCACAGCCTTGTGCCCCTGTGTTCCCCAGCCCAGAGTGGACAGTTCAGCCCGAGCATGGAGGATGCCAGCACCAGCAACTCTTTCCTCCCTGGAAAAGGAACGAGTCACAGAGGGACCCCCAGCACTGTCAGCCTGGACCACCTCA ATGAATCTGAGCAAAGCTACACCCTTCACTCTGGTGAAAAACTGTATGACTCAGAAGCACAGACGACCTCCTTCTGGCCGGACTACCCCTCTCCCAGCTATGGCTCATCCCTGCCGCCCCCTCGCCACCCTCCATCTTGTTCCTCAATCCCTGGACCACAGCAGCCCTCAGAGCAGTACTGCTCCCGTGTGGCCAAACGCAAAAGTGCACACTCCCAAAGACCCGAGAGGGAAGGAGGACAAGTGATGGGAATGTCAGTTTATCCAG GATCGGGGCCCATCCAATTGTGGCAGTTCTTACTGGAGCTGCTTCTAGACTCGGCCTGCTGTACCTTCATCTGCTGGACAGGAGACGGTTGGGAGTTCAAGATGTCTGACCCAGCAGAG GTGGCCAAGCGCTGGGGCCAGTGTAAGAACAAGCCCAAGATGAACTATGAGAAGCTGAGCCGTGGCCTGCGCTACTACTATCACAAGAACATCATCCACAAAACGACGGGCAAGCGTTACGTCTACCGCTTCGTCTGCGACGTGCAGGGGATGCTGGGAAAGACGGCACAGGAGGTCCTGGCCAGCCTGAACATTTTACCCACGGGTACAGAATCATCCTGGCAAGGCCAGGGGGAACCAGTATTATCGCCAGAGTCCAGCGAAGCATGGGCATCGCAGTAG